One window of the Chitinivibrionia bacterium genome contains the following:
- the prfA gene encoding peptide chain release factor 1, with the protein MKAKIETLIKHYEELSQIMQEPDFVSDLKKMQEISREHSNIEKCLPIFKKYLSTLAAIDEAEEILSSESDVEFLDLAKTELTVAREILPEIESEAQVLLIPKEPNDSRNAIVEIRAGTGGDEAGLFAGDLYRMYKYYAESKRWKMELMNISEGEKDSIKEVSILISGEDVYGTLKFESGVHRVQRVPETETQGRVHTSAATVVVLPESDDVDVEIDEKDLRIDYFRASGAGGQHVNKTDSAVRLTHFPSGLVVSCQDERSQIKNRAKAMKILQSRLLDLEIQKKQESESSARRSMVSTGDRSAKIRTYNYPQGRVTDHRINLTLYKLEQVMAGDIQELIKGLAQADLQEKISAQGYVVASQKNS; encoded by the coding sequence ATTAAGGCAAAAATTGAAACACTAATTAAACATTATGAAGAATTATCTCAAATAATGCAAGAGCCTGACTTCGTCTCTGACTTGAAGAAAATGCAGGAAATAAGCCGTGAACACAGCAACATAGAAAAATGCCTTCCGATATTCAAAAAATATCTGAGCACTCTTGCCGCAATAGACGAAGCCGAAGAAATTTTGAGTAGCGAAAGCGACGTGGAATTTTTAGACCTCGCCAAAACCGAGCTGACCGTTGCGCGCGAAATCTTACCGGAAATAGAGAGCGAAGCGCAAGTTTTGTTAATTCCTAAAGAGCCGAACGACTCGCGCAATGCAATTGTAGAAATCCGCGCGGGAACAGGCGGCGACGAAGCGGGGCTTTTTGCGGGCGATTTATACAGAATGTACAAATACTACGCCGAAAGCAAAAGATGGAAAATGGAATTGATGAACATAAGCGAAGGCGAAAAAGACAGCATAAAAGAAGTGTCAATCCTGATAAGCGGCGAAGATGTTTACGGAACGCTCAAATTTGAGTCGGGAGTTCACAGGGTGCAACGAGTTCCCGAAACCGAAACGCAAGGGCGAGTTCATACCTCGGCGGCAACAGTGGTTGTTCTTCCGGAAAGCGACGACGTCGATGTGGAAATAGACGAAAAAGATTTGCGCATAGATTATTTCAGAGCAAGCGGCGCAGGCGGTCAGCACGTAAATAAGACGGATTCCGCCGTTCGACTGACGCACTTTCCAAGCGGGCTTGTGGTAAGTTGCCAAGACGAGCGCAGTCAAATAAAAAACCGCGCAAAAGCAATGAAAATCTTGCAATCGCGCCTTTTGGACTTGGAAATTCAAAAGAAACAGGAAAGCGAATCCTCGGCGCGACGGTCTATGGTCAGCACGGGCGACAGAAGCGCAAAAATCCGAACATACAACTATCCGCAAGGGCGCGTAACCGACCACAGAATAAATTTAACGCTCTACAAATTAGAACAAGTTATGGCGGGCGATATTCAGGAACTGATAA